In the genome of Mesorhizobium sp. NBSH29, the window TTTCGTGACAAAAGCCGCGTCAGTTGCCCGCGCTCGAACGTTAATACCACGCCAAGTGCCAGAACCAGCGGCACAATCAGGTAGAACAGGCGAAACACGAGAAGTGCTGCAATCACCGCAGCCGGGTCCATTTCAGGCAGGCCTATGAGAAAGACGATCTCCAGAACGCCCAGGCCGCCCGGCGCATGCGAAATCAGCGCAGCCGAAAACGACACCAGAAAAATGCCGAGCACGATCAGATAGCCGGGGTTGCCGGCTTCGGGCAAAGCGAAATAGACGATGGATGCGGCCGCTAGCAATTCCAGCGGGCCGATCGTCAACTGCCGCACGACAATCGGCAGCCGAGGATAATAGATGAACCGCCCCCGGATTCGAAGCGGCTTAAGATGCAGCCAGCTGCAGAAAATGTAGAGCCCGACAAGCGCCAAAATGCCAAATCCTGCCGTAAGCGAAACCCATGGCGGGATATCTTCAAAGTAGCGGTGGATGAGATCCGGCTGCAACACCAGAACGGCGCCCGCCAAGACGCCAGTAGCAAGGATGAAGGTGAACCAGCAGACGGCAACGAGGATGCCGATCTCGGCAGCGCTTAAGCCCTTCGATCCGTAGGCCCGGTATCGGATCACGGCGCCTGAAATCACCGAGCCGCCTATATTGTGCGATAAGGCGTAGGTGGTGAATGAGCACGCAGTGATGAACAGCCAAGGGACCTTTTTGCGCAAATGCATCAGCGCAATGTGGTCATAGCCTGCAAGGGCGGCATAGGCGACGATCGATCCGAGCGCCGCCAAAACCCATTGATGGAACCGGATCGCAGCTAGCCCGTCGCCAACATCCTCGATCGAGATGCCGCGCAACTCCTTGTAGAGCAGCCACACAGACAGTGCCACCGCAGCAAGGCCTATCACCGGCCAGATAAAATCTTTCCACTTCATGCCTGGCGGATCGCTCCCGATGTCCGTGACCGAATCGTGTTTTTACTTCTTAACCGGCCCCCTCAAGCATTGAACCGTTTTCTGCGCCGGCAAGCAAATTTAATGGCGCGGGAGAGTGGTCGGAAGGGCTTGGTGATTCCGTCAGCCACTGATACCCTGATAGCAACGCAAGAGATCGGCGCGTGCGGCAATCAAGAAATTGCGCGGCGCTAGAAGGAATACCAAGGTGAAAGACCCCGATACCGGCGTTTCCACGTCAGGTTCAGGGGCATCGCCGGGCTTCACGCAACAGGCGCGGAGTCCGTCTGCCGAGGGCGCGAAAGGCCCCAAGGCGGAGGGCCGGTCTGGCAACGGACCAGAGTCAGGTGCTGCTCCCCATGACAAACCGCGTTCCAAAAAGCGGCGCAAGCGGCGGCGCGGGCGCAAGGTGTTTGCGCGCGACACGGTCGTTGCGGAAAAGGCCGTCCTGATTCAGCCTGTAGCCGTCATCGCCGAAAAGCCTGCCTCTCCAGGCGTACGGCAGTCACGCTTTGGCGCGACGGACCTGCCGGCTTTTGCCGCACTTGACCTTGGAACCAACAATTGCCGGCTTCTGGTCGCCATACCGACGCGTCCGGGGCAGTTTAGGGTGGTGGATGCGTTTTCGCGCATTGTGCGCCTGGGCGAAGGGCTGACCGCCAATGGCAGACTGGGCGAAGCCGCAATGGACCGCGCAGTGCAGGCGCTGAAAGTTTGTGCCGACAAGCTTGGACACAGGCCGCTACGGCGTGCCCGCCTGATTGCCACCGAAGCCTGCCGGTCCGCCGATAATGGCGCCCAATTCATCGCGCGGGTTAAGGCCGAAACCGGTCTCGCACTGGAAATCATTGATCGCCGCACAGAAGCTAGGCTAGCCGTATCTGGCTGCGGATCGCTGATCGAGCGGGATACGGATGGCGTGGTGCTGTTCGATATCGGCGGAGGCTCGTCGGAAATAGCGCTGGTGGACGTGTCACGCCAGCGTACGCCCCGCCTCGCCAACCACATTGTCTCGTGGACGTCACTTCCCGTAGGAGTGGTGTCTCTGGCCGAGCGCTTTGGCGGACGCAATGTGACGCCTGCCGTCTTCGACGCCATGGTGGACGACGTGACTAAAATGCTGCATGCGTTTGAGGGTCGAGACCGGCTCGCACACCTCGTTGAGGGCGGGCGCTTTCATCTTCTGGGGACGTCGGGAACAGTCACGACACTTGCTGGCGTACATCTGGGGCTGGAGCGCTATGACCGCCGCCGTGTAGACGGGCTGTGGTTGAACCAGGCACATGTCGATTCAATGGTCGAGAAGATTTTGGGCTGGGATTTTGATGAGCGTGTAGCCAACCCATGTATCGGTGCAGACCGCGCAGACCTGGTGCTGGCGGGCTGCGCCATTTTGCAGGCCATCCGCGCTATATGGCCATCTGAGCGGCTGCGTGTGGCCGACCGTGGCCTGCGTGAGGGTATTTTGAGTGATTTGATGGCAGAAGAGGGCGTTTGGCGACGCAACTGGCGTCCGGAGGCGCAGAAATGACCAAGAGACCGGTATCGTCCAACGGCCCGGGCGGCGCTCGCGTGCTGCGCACTAAGGTCAAGAAGAAGCGCGGCCTGAAGGAATCGTCGCGGCGCTGGCTGGAGCGCCATCTGAACGATCCTTATGTTCAACGCTCCAAAGCCGAGGGCTTCCGGTCGCGCGCGGCCTACAAGCTGATCGAGATTGACGACAAGCACAAGATTTTGAAACCCGGACTGCGTGTCATCGACCTTGGAGCTGCCCCGGGGGGGTGGTGCCAGGTGGCGGCGGACCGCATAGGTTCCCCCGAGGAAGCTCCACGTATCGCCGCAATTGACTATCTGGAAATGGACCCGGTCCCGGGTACCGCCTTTCTGCAAATGGATTTTCTGGATGATGAGGCGCCCGCAAAACTGCTGGAGACGCTAGGTGGCGCGCCGGATATTGTCTTGTCCGATATGGCGTCGCCGACGACAGGACATCGGCGTACAGACCATATCCGCACCATGCACCTTTGCGAGGTGGCGGCCGATTTTGCGATTGCGGTGCTTAAACCGGGCGGGCACTTCCTCGCCAAGACTTTTCAGGGCGGGACCGAAGCTGGCCTGCTTGATCTCTTGAAGCGCAATTTCCGCACGGTCCATCACGTCAAGCCGCCGGCATCACGCGATGAATCCGTCGAGCTTTATCTGCTCGCCAAAGACTTTAAAGGGAAACCTGAAACCGAACGCTAGCATCTCCGGCCTTTTCAA includes:
- a CDS encoding lysylphosphatidylglycerol synthase domain-containing protein — protein: MKWKDFIWPVIGLAAVALSVWLLYKELRGISIEDVGDGLAAIRFHQWVLAALGSIVAYAALAGYDHIALMHLRKKVPWLFITACSFTTYALSHNIGGSVISGAVIRYRAYGSKGLSAAEIGILVAVCWFTFILATGVLAGAVLVLQPDLIHRYFEDIPPWVSLTAGFGILALVGLYIFCSWLHLKPLRIRGRFIYYPRLPIVVRQLTIGPLELLAAASIVYFALPEAGNPGYLIVLGIFLVSFSAALISHAPGGLGVLEIVFLIGLPEMDPAAVIAALLVFRLFYLIVPLVLALGVVLTFERGQLTRLLSRKDKSQA
- a CDS encoding Ppx/GppA phosphatase family protein, with the protein product MKDPDTGVSTSGSGASPGFTQQARSPSAEGAKGPKAEGRSGNGPESGAAPHDKPRSKKRRKRRRGRKVFARDTVVAEKAVLIQPVAVIAEKPASPGVRQSRFGATDLPAFAALDLGTNNCRLLVAIPTRPGQFRVVDAFSRIVRLGEGLTANGRLGEAAMDRAVQALKVCADKLGHRPLRRARLIATEACRSADNGAQFIARVKAETGLALEIIDRRTEARLAVSGCGSLIERDTDGVVLFDIGGGSSEIALVDVSRQRTPRLANHIVSWTSLPVGVVSLAERFGGRNVTPAVFDAMVDDVTKMLHAFEGRDRLAHLVEGGRFHLLGTSGTVTTLAGVHLGLERYDRRRVDGLWLNQAHVDSMVEKILGWDFDERVANPCIGADRADLVLAGCAILQAIRAIWPSERLRVADRGLREGILSDLMAEEGVWRRNWRPEAQK
- a CDS encoding RlmE family RNA methyltransferase yields the protein MTKRPVSSNGPGGARVLRTKVKKKRGLKESSRRWLERHLNDPYVQRSKAEGFRSRAAYKLIEIDDKHKILKPGLRVIDLGAAPGGWCQVAADRIGSPEEAPRIAAIDYLEMDPVPGTAFLQMDFLDDEAPAKLLETLGGAPDIVLSDMASPTTGHRRTDHIRTMHLCEVAADFAIAVLKPGGHFLAKTFQGGTEAGLLDLLKRNFRTVHHVKPPASRDESVELYLLAKDFKGKPETER